Proteins from one Verrucomicrobiota bacterium genomic window:
- the mutY gene encoding A/G-specific adenine glycosylase produces MPHQRTIAAIVSRLLKWYPKHARDLPWRRTTDPYCVYVSEVMLQQTQVKTVIPYWERWLRELPTVRALAEAEPDRVLKLWEGLGYYHRARNLQKAARCIMEQHGGRFPENYEAILALPGIGRYTAGAICSIAFNQPVPILDGNVIRVLARVFCLRGDPAKRAVQLTLWGLAGQLVNAAGKFRSVGPELPLANCHSFLNQSLMELGALVCTPRQPQCSACPIQPQCLACQHGLTDQLPAIPVRAKPIQRRHIVLLLARKGRLLIHRRPAGGVNDGFWQFPEFEAAPKAVIDAPFVLQQSGFQLRNLAKVANTAHSITRYRLRLEAFRGILQVSDFPSGPDWRWVARRELESLPFSAAHRKLLLKLDGWPL; encoded by the coding sequence ATGCCGCACCAACGAACAATCGCCGCAATCGTTTCGAGACTGCTTAAATGGTATCCCAAACACGCCAGGGATTTACCTTGGCGGCGAACCACGGACCCGTATTGTGTCTATGTGTCCGAGGTGATGCTGCAGCAAACCCAGGTCAAGACCGTCATCCCGTATTGGGAACGCTGGTTACGGGAATTGCCGACGGTGCGGGCGCTGGCGGAAGCCGAACCGGACCGGGTTTTGAAACTATGGGAGGGGCTGGGATATTATCACCGGGCGCGCAATTTGCAGAAGGCGGCGCGCTGCATCATGGAACAACATGGCGGCAGATTCCCTGAGAACTACGAAGCCATTCTCGCGCTGCCCGGTATTGGTCGTTACACGGCGGGTGCGATTTGCAGCATCGCCTTCAACCAACCTGTGCCCATCCTGGATGGCAACGTAATCCGTGTGTTGGCCCGGGTGTTTTGCCTGCGGGGTGATCCAGCGAAACGCGCTGTCCAGCTAACGCTTTGGGGACTGGCCGGGCAATTGGTCAACGCTGCTGGCAAGTTTCGCAGTGTGGGGCCAGAGTTGCCGCTGGCGAACTGCCATTCGTTTCTGAACCAATCGTTGATGGAGTTGGGCGCACTGGTTTGCACGCCGCGCCAGCCGCAGTGTTCGGCGTGTCCCATCCAGCCGCAGTGTCTCGCCTGCCAACACGGCTTGACCGACCAACTGCCCGCCATTCCGGTCCGAGCCAAGCCGATCCAGCGCCGCCACATCGTCTTGCTATTGGCACGCAAGGGCAGACTTTTAATCCATCGGCGGCCCGCTGGCGGGGTAAATGACGGCTTTTGGCAATTCCCTGAATTTGAGGCGGCACCCAAGGCGGTGATTGATGCGCCATTCGTCCTGCAACAGTCCGGTTTTCAGCTTCGCAATCTTGCCAAGGTGGCAAATACCGCCCATTCCATCACCCGCTACCGTCTGCGCTTGGAAGCGTTTCGCGGGATCCTCCAAGTGAGTGATTTCCCGAGCGGGCCGGATTGGCGCTGGGTGGCGCGGCGGGAATTGGAGTCCCTTCCTTTCTCAGCGGCGCATCGAAAGCTACTGTTAAAATTGGACGGCTGGCCGTTGTGA
- a CDS encoding DNA polymerase III subunit, with the protein MAFKDFPNQEQVVTLLQRSLERGRLGHAYLFIGLELGVLETMARTLAKTLNCQNPPHRGATGLATDCCDHCLTCRKINEDLHADIHWIRPESKMRQISVDQIRELMGTVNLKPTEAEFKVSVLVAADRLNVSAANAFLKTLEEPPANSILILLSTEPQRLLETILSRCLRLTFAAGSAVQTDAKTLTWLGQFVAEAAQGNRSLLGRYKLLALLVQRLGEMKAEIQETLTARSPIQKYEEAEPGLVEKWERELSAAVESEYRRQRMELLAVFEWWMRDVWLLTLGAAEGLFTFPQFSSQSEIVAKRIQAREALENLDEIERTQRLLHTNVQEALALEVGLLKLKL; encoded by the coding sequence ATGGCTTTCAAAGATTTCCCCAATCAGGAACAGGTCGTCACACTGCTCCAGCGCAGCTTGGAACGCGGACGCTTGGGTCATGCCTACCTGTTCATCGGCCTGGAACTTGGCGTGCTGGAAACCATGGCGCGCACCCTGGCCAAAACCCTCAATTGCCAAAACCCGCCTCATCGCGGTGCGACCGGGCTGGCTACCGATTGTTGTGATCATTGCCTCACTTGCCGCAAGATCAACGAGGACCTGCACGCCGACATCCATTGGATTCGGCCCGAGTCCAAAATGCGCCAGATTTCGGTGGACCAAATCCGCGAGTTGATGGGGACGGTGAACCTGAAGCCGACGGAGGCGGAATTCAAGGTGTCAGTGCTGGTGGCGGCGGATCGGCTGAACGTGAGCGCCGCTAATGCTTTCCTGAAAACCCTGGAGGAACCGCCGGCCAACTCCATCCTGATTCTTCTCAGCACGGAGCCGCAACGCCTCCTCGAAACCATTCTTTCCCGCTGTCTGCGCCTGACCTTTGCGGCGGGTAGCGCGGTGCAGACGGACGCAAAAACCCTGACGTGGCTGGGACAGTTTGTGGCCGAAGCTGCGCAGGGCAACCGCAGCCTGCTGGGGCGCTACAAATTGCTTGCGCTGCTGGTCCAGCGCCTGGGCGAGATGAAAGCGGAGATTCAGGAGACGCTTACCGCCCGATCCCCGATCCAGAAATATGAGGAAGCGGAACCCGGCTTGGTGGAAAAGTGGGAGCGGGAACTGTCGGCGGCGGTGGAATCGGAATACCGCCGGCAACGCATGGAATTGCTGGCGGTGTTTGAATGGTGGATGCGCGATGTCTGGCTGCTCACGCTGGGCGCCGCTGAGGGTTTGTTCACGTTCCCCCAATTTTCCAGCCAGTCGGAGATCGTGGCCAAACGCATCCAGGCCCGCGAGGCGCTGGAAAATCTCGACGAAATCGAGCGCACCCAACGCCTGCTTCACACCAACGTGCAAGAGGCCCTGGCGCTGGAAGTGGGGTTGCTGAAACTCAAGCTCTAG